From the genome of Mucilaginibacter paludis DSM 18603:
ATTATTGGAAGTTAAGCCCCGAGTTATTAATCGATGCGAATGACTATAGCGTTTCAACCGATCAGTTTACGGCCTTTGTGCAAATTGGAGACAGAACTTTTGGTAAGAAAGATCAATATGAGTACGTGTATGACCTGGCCGAAGAGTGGCAGAAGTTTACCGGCTTGCCTTTTATGTTTGCCGGCTGGATAGCTAACAAGCCTATACCTGAGGCGTTTATTACCGAGCTTAACCAAGCATTGAAATTAGGGTTGGATAGCCGAGCCGAGCTTTTTAAAGAGTTACCCAAGGTTGCAAATTTTGATGTGGAAGATTACCTGATGCATAAAATAGACTTTGATGTAACACCAGGAAAAAAAGAAGCGATGCAGCTGTTTCTAAACTACATCAGGACGCTTTAAGCAATTGCTGTTCAATTTTATCTAACAGCAAAAAGATATCAAAAGGTTTGGAGACGAAATCGTTGGCTCCCGATTCTAACACCGATTGAGTTAAATTAGGTGTAGCAGATATCATGATGACTGGTATGCCACTTGTTTGTTTGTCGGCTTTAATTTGCCTGCAAATATCTCTACCGTCCATTCCAGAGAGCATAATGTCCAGTAAAATAATATCTGGTTTATATTCGTCTATTTTATTGAACACTTCATCGCCTTTCGGTGTGGTATTCACATCATATCCCGAATATTGTAGTAATTCAACCAATGCATCCAAGATGTATGGGTCGTCATCAACAGCAAGTATTTTTTTTGACATGGAATTAGTTATACAATTTGGAAAGAAAAATGATGGTTATTGTGTGCTATAAAAACTGTCAATTTTAGTGCCATAATAGTTTGATTTTTGACGAATTTTTAAAACAATTATTTGAGCCGGTTGGTAGTCGCCTTTTATTATTGGGATACCTTGCATAACTTAAAAACAAATACTACATTTGCGCCACAATTAACAAAAATTATTAACACTTTAATATTATTCAGGTAATGTATTTAAGTAAAGAAGCGAAACAAGAAATTTTCGCAAAACACGGCGCCGGACCGGCCGATACAGGTTCAGCAGAAGGACAAGTAGCATTATTCACCACACGTATTGCTCACTTAACCGGTCACTTAAAGAAAAACAAAAAAGATTTTTCTACCCAGTTATCACTGCAAAAATTAGTAGGTAAACGCCGTGCATTGCTGGCCTACCTTTACAAAAAAGATATTTCAAGGTATCGTGCTATCATCAAAGCTTTAGAGCTTCGCGACATCATTAAGTAAATATTTTCGCATTTTAATAAAAAGCCGTCGCAATTGCAGATGGCTTTTTTACTTTTGTGCAAATAATAATACACCATAAAAATAATCGCTGTACTCAAAAGATGAAAAGTGCAGCATAATAAAAAAAAGATGAGTTATAACGCAATTAAAAAAGTATTCGATTTAGGTGACGGCCGCACCATTGAGATCGAAACAGGAAAATTGGCCAAACAAGCCGATGGTTCGGTTGTGGTAAAAATGGGCGACACCATGTTGCTGGCTACGGTAGTATCAACTCCGGAAGCTAAAGAAGGTGTTGACTTTTTACCACTATCTGTTGATTATCAGGAAAAATATGCTGCTACTGGCCGTATCCCTGGTGGTTTTTTACGCCGCGAGGCACGTTTATCAGATTACGAGGTTTTGATCTCGCGTTTGGTTGACCGCGCCTTACGTCCATTATTCCCTGATGATTATCATGCCGATGTACAAGTGATGATCAGCTTGATCAGTGCTGATAAAAACATTATGCCTGATTGCCTTGCAGGTTTAGCAGCTTCGGCGGCTATTGCTGTTTCTGATATTCCTTTTAACGGCCCTATCTCAGAAGTTCGTGTAGCTAAAATTGATGGCAAGTTGGTAATTAACCCAACCGTTAGCGATTTAGAGCGCGCTTCGTTAGAGTTTATTGTTGCAGGTTCTGCAAGCGATATTAACATGGTTGAAGGTGAGTGCAGCGAAATTCAGGAAGCTGAATTGGTTGAGGCTATCAAATTTGCACACGATGCTATCAAAATCCAGGTTCAGGCCCAGGTTGAACTAGCTGCCGAGGTTGCTAAAGCAAAAGTAAAACGCGTTTACAGCCACGAGCATAGTAACGAAGACTTAAAGAAACAGGTTTTTGCCGATACTTACGATAAAGTTTACGCCATTGCTGCGTCGGCTTCTTCAAAAGATGAGCGCTCTGAGGCTTTTAAAAATTTACAAAAAGAAGTTGTTGCTTCTTTAGGTGAAGATGCCGATGATGTAAGCAAGTTTTTAGCGAAAAAATATTTCCACGATGTGCAGTATGATGCCGTACGTAACCTGGTATTAGACGAAGGTAAGCGTTTAGATGGCCGTACAACTACCCAAATACGCCCTATATGGAGCGAGGTTGGTTATTTACCTGCTGCTCACGGTTCTGCCGTGTTTACCCGTGGCGAAACACAAGCGTTAACTACGGTTACTTTGGGTGCAAAGGATGATGAGCAAATGATTGATGGCGCGTTTATTAACGGCTACCAAAAATTTCTGCTTCACTATAATTTCCCTGGTTTTTCAACCGGCGAAGTTCGCCCTAACAGGGGAGCTGGCCGTCGCGAAATTGGCCACGGTAATTTAGCTATGCGTTCGTTAAAACAGGTATTGCCTGATGAAAACGAAAACCCATACACTATCCGTATCGTATCTGATATTTTAGAATCAAACGGATCATCATCAATGGCTACGGTTTGTGCAGGTACACTGGCTTTGATGGATGCAGGTATCAAAATCAAGGCACCTGTATCAGGTATAGCCATGGGCTTGATTACCAATCCCGAAGGAACCAAATACGCTATCTTATCGGATATCTTGGGCGATGAAGATCACTTAGGTGATATGGACTTTAAGGTTACCGGTACCGAAAAAGGTATTGTAGCTTGCCAGATGGATTTAAAAATCAATGGTTTATCTTATGAAGTGTTATCAAAGGCCTTAGATCAGGCTAAAGAAGGCCGTCTTCATATCCTGAACGAAATGAAGAAAACCATCGACATTCCACGTGATGATTATAAAGCGCATGCGCCACGTATTGTATCCATGCGTATCGATAAAGAATTTATCGGTGCCGTTATTGGTCCCGGTGGTAAAATTATCCAGGAAATGCAACGTGAATCGGGTGCTACCATCTCTATCGAAGAAAAAGATAATCAAGGTATCATCCAGATATTTGGCGATAACAAGGAGTCGATCGATAAAGCGGTTACCCGTATCCGCCAGATTGTAGCTAAGCCGGAAGTTGGCGAAATTTACGAAGGTAAAGTTCGTTCTATCATGCCGTTTGGTGCCTTTGTTGAAATTATGCCAGGTAAAGATGGTTTACTGCATATTTCGGAAATTGACCATAAACGCATTGAAACAATGGATGGCATTTTTGAAATTGGCGATGAAGTTAGGGTGAAACTGTTGGATGTGGATAAGCAAGGAAAGTTAAAGCTTTCAAGAAAAGCTCTATTGCCGCGCCCACCACGTACCGATGCGCCTGCTCAAAGCTAATTTGTATCAATAATAAAAGAAGAAACCCTCAGAAACGAGGGTTTTTTCTTTTATATTAGTTCCCTAAAGCGCCATTGGCGGGTTTAAAAGTGCTTTTTTAAAAAACATCAAACAATTTTGTTTTCCGTTCCTTTTTAACAAGGTTATCTATGAGTAAATGTATACGTAATATCCGCTCCTATTGAATATAATGATACAAACGCCCAATGATCCTTTAAATTTCTTAAATAATTCGTCGGCGGATCCTGCGCGCAAAAGTGCCCAAACAGATTTGATCGAGCAGTTATTGTATGAGATTATCAGGGTAAAGGATCTGATTAAATATTACGACGATATCCCCAATGGTGCCGGGCAGTTAGGATCGTCAATTCTCACCGAATTAGTGGCCGAAGCCTACAAATCGCTGGTTGACTACGACACCGTATTAATGAAAAAATATTACGATCTGCTGCAAAATTGCGATTAACTTTCAGCAGCGCAGCCTCCCTTATTTACATGCTATGCAAATCTTCAGCTGGTGGCCCCGATTTCCCTGCTTGTAGTATTAGAATTGCCTGAAAAGGGATTTTTGCGTCAATAAAATCAAATGAACTTTTTTAATGCGTTTGCCCTGTATGCAGATAGCAGGCACAGTTATCATCATAACGGAATCCTGCTGACAAGGGAGCACCCTACGGAGCCAAAACTTTCTTTTTTTTGTTCCCTATATATAAACAGGGAGCTCCTGCCGGAGTTCTTTAACGGTTGTTTTTGACTCCAGCGGACTGGCCTGTTTATAGCAAAGAGGCCTTTAACCTGCTTTGGCTCCGTAGGAGCCTCCTCTTACTTTTTTAATGCGTTTGCCCTGCTATCCGCACTGATAAAAGGCTATGATACCCGAAATTTTGTGTAAGTTTGGCCGCATGAATCACCTGATTTCTCCCTCTATATTAACAGCTAACTTTGCCAATTTGCAAAAGGATATTGATATGCTTAATCAAAGCCAGGCTGATTGGATACATGTAGATGTAATGGATGGCGTTTTTGTGCCCAACATATCATTCGGTTTCGCTGTAATTAAAGCAATTAAGCAATTTGCTCAAAAACCATTGGATGTCCATTTAATGATCGTTGACCCGGACAGGTACCTGGAAGAGTTTAAAAACGCGGGTGCTGATGGCATTACCGTACATTACGAAGCCTGTACGCATTTAAACCGAACCATCAATAAAATTAAGGAGTTGGGTTGCAGGGCGGGAGTGGCGCTTAATCCGCACACGCCAGTTGCTTTGCTTGACGATATTATAGCAGACCTGGACCTGGTATTGATCATGTCAGTCAATCCGGGTTTTGGTGCGCAAAAGTTTTTATCAAACACCTACAAAAAAATAGCCGACCTTAAAAAGTTATGTGCTTTACGTAACCCGGAACTGTATATCGAAATTGACGGCGGAGTTGATGCAGGTAACGCTGCTCAATTGATTAACACCGGTGCAAATGTTTTAGTTGCGGGCAATGCGGTGTTCTCGGCTAATGATCCAAGTGCTGCTGTTGCTACGCTTAAATCAATTGTATAAGAGGCTATGATGGAGTATAACACCATGACATTGGCGTTAACTAAATATTTTTTTTAATCAGTAGCTATACAATTTCAAATTATTTACCTTCGGGGCGTAAAAATTGAAATGCTCTTAATACAGCATCTAAATTTTAAACACAATAATAATATACAAAGTCTATAGTTTTTAAGGTGAAACTTTAAAACAGGTAAGCTGACTAAAATAAATTATATAAATATGAAACATAATTTTGGTGCCGGACCAGGCATTTTGCCAAACGAAGTATTAAAACAAGCCGCAGAGGGCGTATTAAATTTGAATGGGATAGGATTATCTGTTCTGGAAATATCGCACCGCTCTGTTGAATTTGAGGCTGTTTTAGATGAGGCCGTTCGTTTGGTGAAAGAATTGTTTAACGTGCCCGAAGGTTATTCTGTGTTGTTTTTACAAGGTGGCGCAAGTACGCAATTTGCCATGGTGCCTTATAACCTGTTGCCTTCTGACGGAAAAGCTGCTTATGTTGAAAGTGGTGTATGGGCTAACAAGGCTATCAAAGAAGCCAAATTTTTTGGCGATGTACAGGTTTTGGCCACCGGTAAAGAAAATAATTTCAAATCGATCCCTAAAGATTTTGAAATTCCTGCCGATGCTGCTTATCTGCATATTACATCCAACAATACCATTTATGGCACCCAGTTGCACCAGTTCCCACAGTCGCCAGTACCATTGATTTGCGATATGTCTTCAGATATATTCAGCCGTAAGGTTAACGTGGCCGATTTTGGTTTGATATACGCTGGCGCTCAAAAAAACATGGGGCCCGCAGGTACCACCTTGGTGATTGTTAAGGACGAGATATTGGGTAAAGTTGACCGTAAAATACCGGCCATGCTGAACTACCAAACCCAGATTGAAGGCGGATCGATGTACAATACACCTCCGGTATTTGCCATTTACGTATCCATGCTTACTTTGCGCTGGTTAAAGGCTAAGGGTGGGGTAGAGGCTATCGAAAAAGAAAATGATGCTAAAGCTGCCGCTTTATACGCGGAGATTGATCGTAACCCTTTATTTAAAGGCGTATGCGTGCCCGAAGATCGTTCTAAGATGAACGTATGCTTTTTAACCGAAAATCCTGAACACGAAAAACCTTTCCTTAAACTTTGCGAAGAAAAGGATATTGTAGGTGTAAAAGGTCATCGCAGCGCAGGTGGTTTCAGAGCATCAATATACAATGCATTACCTATCACCAGCGTACATGTGCTGATTGATGCCATGCAGGAGTTTGCAGAAAAAAACAGATAGTTATTAGGTGTATTGAGTTGTTGGTTATTAAGTTATTAAGTTATTAAGTTATTAAGTTATTAAGTTATTAAGTTATTAAGTTATTAAGTTATTAAGTTATTAAGTTATTATTAAGTTATTAAGTTATTAAGTTATTAAGTTATTAAGTTATTAAGTTATTAAGTTATTAAGTTATTAAGTTATTAAGTTATTAAGTTATTAAGTTATTAAGTTATACTTCCTATAAACCAAACGACAGTAAATCAATGGCTCAACATGAGCGAGAGTCAATAACCAATAACTTAATAACCCAATAACCAATAACCAGGTAACCATTAACTCAATAACAAATAACTCAATAACCAGTAACCAGTAACCCAATAACAAAAACAAAATGATCAAAATATTAGCTAACGATGGTATTGATCCGGCTGGAAAGGCGCTTTTAGAAGCAGCCGGCTTTTTGGTTGACACCGTAAATATCCCGCAGGATGAATTGCCTGCAAAATTAAACGAATATGATGCCATCACCGTTCGCAGTGCCACCAAGGTGCGCAAGGCGTTGATGGATGCCTGCCCTAACCTTAAATTAGTTGGGCGTGGTGGCGTAGGTGTTGATAACATTGATGTGGATTATGCCAAAGAAAAAGGCATTGCCGTATTTAACACACCTGCATCATCATCACTGTCTGTTGCCGAATTGGTTTTCGGTCATTTATTTACAGGAGTACGCTTTTTGTATGATAGTAACCGCAAAATGCCTGTTGAAGGCGGTAGTAAGTTTAACGATCTTAAAAAAGCTTATGCCAAAGGCATCGAATTGCGTGGTAAAACCATTGGTATTTTGGGTTTTGGGCGCATAGGCCGCGAGGTGGCTAAAACTGCCATAGGTTTAGGTATGGATGTTTTGGCTTATGATCTTTTTCCTTTTAACCCCGAAGTTGATTTGGTTTTAGGAGGCGGAATTGAAGTTAAAGCATCGGTAAAAGTGGCTACCAAAGAAGAAGTAATTGCACAAAGCGATTTCATCAGTCTGCATGTTCCTTTTACAGATAAACCGGTATTAGGTGCTGAAGAGCTTGCACAAGTAAAAAAAGGCGTTGGCCTGGTTAACTGCTCACGTGGTGGTACTATTGACGAACTTGCCTTAATTGAAGCCTTAAACAGCGGCAAAGTAGGCTTTGCAGGTTTAGATGTGTTCGATAACGAACCTACACCGCGCGAAGAGATTTTGAAACACCCTAAGATATCCTTAACCCCGCACATCGGCGCGGCAACCAACGAAGCCCAGGAACGGATTGGCGTTGAGCTGGCTAACCTGATTATAGGGTACTTTAACAAGTAAGCCACTATTGAATATAAACAGAAAAGGGCCGGGAATTTTCCTGGCCCTTTTCTGTTTTACTGGGTTATATTAAATGATCCGGAAACTCTTACGGAGTCATAAGTAGTGGTATTATACATTTTCCCGTCGAAAGTACCTCTTACAGTACCTTTTGCTGTACCATATAAGGCAGATGTAAGGGTAATACTTGCAGTAGTTACTTTAACAACTTCTGATCCGCCGGCTGCTGTTAACGTTAGGTTGGGTAAGTTGACACCCGCGCCCCAACCATTCATAGGATAAGTTCCGGGTGTGGTTCCACTGAAACTTAAATCAAAACTGGTAGTTAGCGCCAGGTTTACATCTTTCGGCGCTGCTGTAATTAGCGTTGAGCGTGTACTTGAGCCCGGCACGATGGTAGTCCCAAACGAGGTAAGGTAGGCGGGTGAGGTCCAGGTATAGGTGGTGCCATTATCAATTTGAAATGTAACAGTGCCCGAACCTAAAGAAAAAGTACCGCCAGAGCCGCCGTTACTTGTACTTGTTGAGGTTGATGTAGAAGGGGCAACAGTATGTCCCGGTATTTTTTCGCAGGATGATAGGGCCAACACTGCTATAGCCAATAAGCTAATGAATTGTGAAGTATAATTTTTTTTCATGGGATGAATGATGTAAACCTTATTGGGAGATATTAAACGAGCCCGAAACTCTGACGGAATCGTTAGTTGAGCTATTTGTATTGGTAACATATCCATCAAAAGTGCCTTTTACGCTTCCCGCGGCATAATATCCCACGGTATTGATTATATGGATGCTTTCTGCCGTTACTTTGGTGTATAATGATTTTGTTAACCCAGTTTGCTCTAAATCAACACCAGACATGGTTATCGTAAACATATCTACCAAATAAGTTCCTGCGGTGGTAGCGTTATAACCTATAATTATAGATTTGCCAACCCCATCAAAAGCTGAAATAGTTGTTGAATATTTGCCCGAGCTGGCAGGATTGATTGGCACCTCGTTTAAACCCATAAAATAATTGGGGCTGGCCCAGGTGTAAGTAGTTCCGTTAAACTGAAAAATAACGGTATTGGTTGCGCCGATGCCAACGGGGCCTACACCAGTACCACCAGTTGTTGTGGTACCTCCACCTGTTGTACTGCCGCTGCTACCGTTGTTGTTATTGGTTGTGGTTTGTGTAACCGGGACAACTGCGTGTCCTGGAATTTTTTCGCAGGATGATAACGCAAATAACGATAAGACAAATAATCTGAATAATGGTGATAGTAGGCTTTTTTTCATACGGTATCAGGGTGGTATCTGCCTATAATAATAGGAAAAAAAACAATAACCTAATATTTTTTATTTGATATCAACTGTTCCAATAAACGAATTGTTTTTTTACCGCATTTATGGGGCAAACTTGTTGAAGATATTGAATGGTACCTGCGCCCGCATGGATATATTTATTAATCAATAACCATATCCGGTAAATTAAAAAGAAAATCTATCCGGCAGTATTCTTTGCACTTCAAAAAAAACGCCATCTAAATGATCAAAATCACCATCCGTCGTAATTAATTTTAAACCTAACAGCGCAGCAGTGAGGCTATCCACAAATCGTTTTTACCCATATTTCTATGAGTTGGGAAAGGATACATTTTAAATGCCGGGTTTCTACACTGTGAAAAGCTGTCAATTTGAACATAAGCGTTCATCAATGCCTGGCCGATCTCCACTATATTTACCTGATCTAAAAAAGCATCCAATTTTAGGCGCCGGGTCATACCCCAATTGTTCTGTATGGCAATTGATTTTATTTCAGCTTCAGTAGCAATTGAAATATAAACCGGAACATTTTGTGGGTTGACAAAGCGAAGGATTTCTTCATAATTATCTGACCGGATGCAAATCAGAACAATGTTCGTGTCGAACAATAAATTCAATATTTAGAATCTTTGAGTTGTCGTAAGATTTGAGCCCACTCATCATCACTGAACGGCTCTATCGGAGGAACAGCCTTTAATGCCTCAATCAATTTATAGTTGTCTTTACCCGATTTAATTCCGAAGGCCATAGCACCACCTGCAGCCATAATTTCCTCGGCAGAAAATGACTTATGGGTTCTGAAGAAACTGTTATTTGATAGCTTAGTTTTCATTCGACCTCCTTTAATAAACAAATTTAACGATTATTTCAGCAATTGAACAGCCCAGTTAAGTTAAAATCTCATTTTTTGAGATGCTTAGCCTAATATGTCGGTTTTAGTTTTAAGGCTCGAATTAAATGTTCTTCAATAGCATTATCCTGCAAGGGGACCTAACTATATGGCCATAAAATTATACAAGGCCGGTTGAAAAACTCAGCCATCTGTTTGTGCCTTAGATTAATCTTACTTACACTTTACATCAGAACTCGTAAGCCAATCCCTTTTCGGCAATAGTTACTTTATAACCATCTTGTTCCAACGTATCAGCCATGGCCTGCATACTCACAGTTTCACCGTGTACCAAAAAAACGTTTTTAAGTTGTTGGCTGTTTTGTTGCTTAACGGTATTGACCAGGTCATCATGATCGCCGTGGGCGCTAAACAGGTCTGTCTTTTTAATAGTGGCATAAACTGCCAGGTCGCGGTCTTTAATATGTACAATAGGGTCGCCACGCAGTAGCCGGTGGCCCAATGTGCCTTTGGCGCAGTACCCGATGAACAGAATGGTGCAATAGTAATTTTGGATGTTATTGTACAGGTGATCCTGGATACGGCCACCTTCCAGCATGCCAGCTGATGAGATGATAATGCAAGGCTCAAAATAGTTAGATACCTGGCGGCTATCCTTTAAATTTTCAACGTAAGTCAGGTTCTCAAATTCAAATTCGTCACCCAGCTTGTGGTAAAAATCCTGGGCGTCCTCATTCAGTAGGCCATGGTGTTTTCTGAAGATGCCTGTTGCTATGCTGGCCATGGGGCTATCCACAAAAACTTTGATGGGGGGGAGCAGACCTTTGCTGAATATTTTATTTAACGAGAACACCAAAGCCTGGGTACGGCCAATGCTAAAAGCCGGTATAATCAACCTTCCCGATTCTTTAACGCAAGCCCTGTCAATTACCTCTACCAGGGTTTCGTCGATGGTTTTGTCTTTGGTATGATACCTCCCGCCGTAGGTTGATTCGCAAACCAGGTAATCAACCGGTGGCAATGGCTCCGGGTCGTTCAGTACGGGGTAATTTTTGCGGCCCAGGTCGCCTGTAAAGGCTATTGTTTTTTCTGTGCCATTATCGTCTATCGTTAAAACGGCTGCTGCAGCGCCCAATAAGTGCCCTACGGGTATAAAGGTTAGCTCAATATCACCATTGATGCGGAAGGGGCGGTTAAAACCGATGGTAATAAAACGGTCAACAGTATCCATCACGTGCTTTTGCAAGTACAGTGGTTGTCTGCCCTGTCCGGGGCGTTTACGGTTATGCTTACGCGAAGTTTGTTCCTTGCGCATAAATATGCTCACGGAATCAAGCAGCAGTATTTCTGTTAAATCTGCAGTAGGAGGGGTACATAAAATTTGCCCGTTAAAGCCCATCCGCACCAGCGTAGGTAAATTTCCCGAATGG
Proteins encoded in this window:
- a CDS encoding menaquinone biosynthetic enzyme MqnA/MqnD family protein, producing the protein MKKIKISAVSYTNTKPFLYGLQHSGILDQIELSLDAPADCAQKLIDDVVDIGLIPVAAVLNIPNWQIVSDYCIGAVGAVNSVFIFSNCKIEDARYLQLDPQSRSSNNLAKVLLKNYWKLSPELLIDANDYSVSTDQFTAFVQIGDRTFGKKDQYEYVYDLAEEWQKFTGLPFMFAGWIANKPIPEAFITELNQALKLGLDSRAELFKELPKVANFDVEDYLMHKIDFDVTPGKKEAMQLFLNYIRTL
- a CDS encoding response regulator transcription factor, with the protein product MSKKILAVDDDPYILDALVELLQYSGYDVNTTPKGDEVFNKIDEYKPDIILLDIMLSGMDGRDICRQIKADKQTSGIPVIMISATPNLTQSVLESGANDFVSKPFDIFLLLDKIEQQLLKAS
- the rpsO gene encoding 30S ribosomal protein S15, giving the protein MYLSKEAKQEIFAKHGAGPADTGSAEGQVALFTTRIAHLTGHLKKNKKDFSTQLSLQKLVGKRRALLAYLYKKDISRYRAIIKALELRDIIK
- the pnp gene encoding polyribonucleotide nucleotidyltransferase, which encodes MSYNAIKKVFDLGDGRTIEIETGKLAKQADGSVVVKMGDTMLLATVVSTPEAKEGVDFLPLSVDYQEKYAATGRIPGGFLRREARLSDYEVLISRLVDRALRPLFPDDYHADVQVMISLISADKNIMPDCLAGLAASAAIAVSDIPFNGPISEVRVAKIDGKLVINPTVSDLERASLEFIVAGSASDINMVEGECSEIQEAELVEAIKFAHDAIKIQVQAQVELAAEVAKAKVKRVYSHEHSNEDLKKQVFADTYDKVYAIAASASSKDERSEAFKNLQKEVVASLGEDADDVSKFLAKKYFHDVQYDAVRNLVLDEGKRLDGRTTTQIRPIWSEVGYLPAAHGSAVFTRGETQALTTVTLGAKDDEQMIDGAFINGYQKFLLHYNFPGFSTGEVRPNRGAGRREIGHGNLAMRSLKQVLPDENENPYTIRIVSDILESNGSSSMATVCAGTLALMDAGIKIKAPVSGIAMGLITNPEGTKYAILSDILGDEDHLGDMDFKVTGTEKGIVACQMDLKINGLSYEVLSKALDQAKEGRLHILNEMKKTIDIPRDDYKAHAPRIVSMRIDKEFIGAVIGPGGKIIQEMQRESGATISIEEKDNQGIIQIFGDNKESIDKAVTRIRQIVAKPEVGEIYEGKVRSIMPFGAFVEIMPGKDGLLHISEIDHKRIETMDGIFEIGDEVRVKLLDVDKQGKLKLSRKALLPRPPRTDAPAQS
- the rpe gene encoding ribulose-phosphate 3-epimerase, producing the protein MNHLISPSILTANFANLQKDIDMLNQSQADWIHVDVMDGVFVPNISFGFAVIKAIKQFAQKPLDVHLMIVDPDRYLEEFKNAGADGITVHYEACTHLNRTINKIKELGCRAGVALNPHTPVALLDDIIADLDLVLIMSVNPGFGAQKFLSNTYKKIADLKKLCALRNPELYIEIDGGVDAGNAAQLINTGANVLVAGNAVFSANDPSAAVATLKSIV
- the serC gene encoding 3-phosphoserine/phosphohydroxythreonine transaminase gives rise to the protein MKHNFGAGPGILPNEVLKQAAEGVLNLNGIGLSVLEISHRSVEFEAVLDEAVRLVKELFNVPEGYSVLFLQGGASTQFAMVPYNLLPSDGKAAYVESGVWANKAIKEAKFFGDVQVLATGKENNFKSIPKDFEIPADAAYLHITSNNTIYGTQLHQFPQSPVPLICDMSSDIFSRKVNVADFGLIYAGAQKNMGPAGTTLVIVKDEILGKVDRKIPAMLNYQTQIEGGSMYNTPPVFAIYVSMLTLRWLKAKGGVEAIEKENDAKAAALYAEIDRNPLFKGVCVPEDRSKMNVCFLTENPEHEKPFLKLCEEKDIVGVKGHRSAGGFRASIYNALPITSVHVLIDAMQEFAEKNR
- a CDS encoding D-2-hydroxyacid dehydrogenase, with amino-acid sequence MIKILANDGIDPAGKALLEAAGFLVDTVNIPQDELPAKLNEYDAITVRSATKVRKALMDACPNLKLVGRGGVGVDNIDVDYAKEKGIAVFNTPASSSLSVAELVFGHLFTGVRFLYDSNRKMPVEGGSKFNDLKKAYAKGIELRGKTIGILGFGRIGREVAKTAIGLGMDVLAYDLFPFNPEVDLVLGGGIEVKASVKVATKEEVIAQSDFISLHVPFTDKPVLGAEELAQVKKGVGLVNCSRGGTIDELALIEALNSGKVGFAGLDVFDNEPTPREEILKHPKISLTPHIGAATNEAQERIGVELANLIIGYFNK
- a CDS encoding type II toxin-antitoxin system VapC family toxin, translating into MNLLFDTNIVLICIRSDNYEEILRFVNPQNVPVYISIATEAEIKSIAIQNNWGMTRRLKLDAFLDQVNIVEIGQALMNAYVQIDSFSQCRNPAFKMYPFPTHRNMGKNDLWIASLLRC
- a CDS encoding MBL fold metallo-hydrolase; the encoded protein is MKLTIHGAAQQVTGSMHLLEVGQYKILVDCGLDCERDHHVMLNENFPFNPGEIDVVILTHAHIDHSGNLPTLVRMGFNGQILCTPPTADLTEILLLDSVSIFMRKEQTSRKHNRKRPGQGRQPLYLQKHVMDTVDRFITIGFNRPFRINGDIELTFIPVGHLLGAAAAVLTIDDNGTEKTIAFTGDLGRKNYPVLNDPEPLPPVDYLVCESTYGGRYHTKDKTIDETLVEVIDRACVKESGRLIIPAFSIGRTQALVFSLNKIFSKGLLPPIKVFVDSPMASIATGIFRKHHGLLNEDAQDFYHKLGDEFEFENLTYVENLKDSRQVSNYFEPCIIISSAGMLEGGRIQDHLYNNIQNYYCTILFIGYCAKGTLGHRLLRGDPIVHIKDRDLAVYATIKKTDLFSAHGDHDDLVNTVKQQNSQQLKNVFLVHGETVSMQAMADTLEQDGYKVTIAEKGLAYEF